A window of the Bacteroidota bacterium genome harbors these coding sequences:
- the hutH gene encoding histidine ammonia-lyase yields the protein MAAYKITSKIDFAIIQKIIAEKQTLALSDEAKKKVAKCREYLDKKIKSSKESIYGINTGFGALYNKTIPKKDLEKLQENLVMSHACGMGDEVPQEIIKLMMLLKIQGLSLGFSGISVELIERLILLYNQQVIPVIYTQGSLGASGDLAPLAHLSLPLIGKGEVYFENKKQSAESVLKKLKLAPLKFKTKEALALLNGTQFMSAYGVWMLLKAKHLADCADAVGAISLDAFDCRHEPFKEIIHKVRAHAGQMIVAKNIKKLLDGSQLVKRKKEHVQDPYSFRCIPQVHGASRDAIEFAEKTFLTEINSVTDNPTIFSDEDEIISAGNFHGQPLAIALDLLAIALAELGSISERRTYQLISGQRGLPPFLIANPGVNSGFMIPQYTAASIVSQNKQLCTPSSIDSIVSSNGQEDHVSMGANAATKCFQVVNNLERILAIELFTATQALEFRRPLKSSSAIEKIISDYRKEVKFIKEDKVMFEEIRKSILFLQENNFIL from the coding sequence ATGGCTGCTTATAAAATAACTTCCAAAATAGATTTCGCAATTATTCAGAAAATAATTGCTGAAAAGCAAACACTTGCTTTATCGGATGAGGCAAAGAAGAAAGTTGCAAAGTGTCGTGAGTATCTTGACAAAAAAATAAAATCCAGCAAAGAATCCATTTACGGAATCAACACGGGTTTTGGAGCGCTGTACAACAAAACCATTCCCAAAAAAGATTTAGAAAAGTTGCAGGAAAATTTAGTGATGTCACACGCCTGCGGAATGGGAGATGAAGTTCCACAAGAGATAATTAAGTTGATGATGTTATTGAAAATTCAAGGGCTTTCCCTCGGATTTTCCGGAATTTCGGTTGAACTTATTGAACGATTAATACTACTTTATAACCAGCAAGTTATACCTGTCATATATACTCAAGGTTCATTGGGTGCTTCAGGTGATTTAGCACCGCTTGCGCATCTCTCGCTTCCGCTGATTGGAAAAGGAGAAGTGTACTTTGAAAATAAAAAACAAAGCGCAGAATCTGTCCTGAAAAAATTAAAACTTGCTCCGTTAAAGTTTAAAACAAAAGAGGCACTTGCTCTGCTTAATGGAACTCAATTCATGAGCGCTTACGGAGTCTGGATGCTGCTCAAAGCAAAACATCTTGCTGATTGTGCGGATGCAGTTGGAGCAATTTCTCTGGATGCGTTTGATTGCCGCCACGAACCCTTCAAAGAAATAATTCATAAAGTGCGCGCACATGCGGGACAAATGATTGTCGCGAAGAATATCAAAAAATTATTGGACGGAAGTCAGCTTGTCAAGCGAAAGAAAGAACATGTGCAGGATCCGTATTCGTTTAGATGTATTCCGCAAGTACACGGTGCTTCACGCGATGCGATTGAATTCGCTGAGAAAACTTTTCTGACAGAAATAAATTCTGTCACCGATAACCCAACTATTTTTTCTGATGAGGATGAAATTATTTCTGCCGGAAATTTTCATGGACAGCCATTAGCCATCGCTTTAGATTTACTCGCGATTGCTCTTGCAGAACTCGGAAGTATTTCTGAAAGGAGAACCTATCAATTAATTTCGGGGCAGAGAGGACTTCCTCCTTTTCTCATCGCAAATCCCGGAGTGAATTCAGGATTTATGATTCCGCAATACACTGCTGCAAGTATTGTTTCTCAGAATAAACAACTCTGCACTCCATCTTCTATTGATTCAATTGTTTCTTCCAACGGGCAGGAAGACCACGTGAGCATGGGCGCGAATGCCGCTACAAAATGTTTTCAAGTTGTAAATAATCTTGAACGGATTCTTGCTATAGAATTATTTACTGCAACACAAGCGCTTGAATTCAGACGCCCACTGAAATCTTCCTCAGCTATTGAAAAAATAATTTCTGATTATAGGAAGGAAGTAAAGTTTATCAAAGAAGACAAAGTGATGTTTGAAGAAATTCGGAAATCAATTTTATTTCTTCAAGAAAATAATTTTATTCTTTAA
- a CDS encoding histidine--tRNA ligase, translating into MFMKPSIPKGTRDFSPVEMVRRNFIFKTIREVFERYGYQPIETPAMENLTTLEGKYGEEGDKLLFRILNSGPIMENVKGQMVDVKLQDLTEKGLRYDLTVPFARYVVQHQNEITFPFKRYQIQPVWRADKPQKGRYREFYQCDADVIGSDSLLNEVELVQIICDVFFKLKIPVRILLNNRKIISGIAEAIGALDKMLDIAIAIDKYDKIGLDGVINELREKKFNDEQIKKIVEVAIMQTGEAGYGKYLKENINISKLNLLKNGLDISKSSLIQKGVTELEYIFESANNLGIKIYFDSTLARGLNYYTGTIFEVKANNVQIGSICGGGRYDDLAGIFGLPNVSGVGISFGIDRIFDVMNELNLFEKLNLSASTTKVLLAHFGEAERNYCIGVASQLRSAGINTEIYPDVTKKIAKQFDYANKKQIPFVIVVGGDEMKSGELALKNMASGEQTKMKVDDIIAKLK; encoded by the coding sequence ATCTTCATGAAACCCTCCATTCCAAAAGGCACGCGCGATTTTTCTCCTGTTGAAATGGTGAGGCGCAATTTTATTTTCAAAACCATCCGCGAAGTGTTTGAGCGCTACGGCTATCAGCCCATTGAAACTCCTGCGATGGAGAATCTTACCACACTTGAAGGAAAATATGGAGAGGAAGGAGATAAACTACTCTTCAGAATTTTGAACTCAGGTCCGATAATGGAAAATGTAAAAGGTCAGATGGTAGATGTGAAACTACAGGACTTGACAGAAAAAGGTTTGCGCTATGATTTGACAGTTCCTTTCGCGCGATATGTAGTTCAACATCAAAATGAAATTACTTTTCCTTTTAAACGCTACCAGATACAACCTGTTTGGCGTGCAGATAAGCCGCAGAAAGGACGCTACAGAGAATTTTATCAATGTGACGCAGATGTTATTGGAAGCGATTCGCTTTTGAATGAAGTGGAGTTAGTGCAAATCATCTGCGATGTTTTCTTTAAACTAAAAATTCCAGTAAGAATCTTATTAAATAACAGAAAAATTATTTCCGGAATTGCTGAAGCTATTGGGGCTTTGGATAAAATGCTTGATATTGCAATCGCAATAGATAAATATGATAAGATAGGATTAGATGGGGTTATAAATGAACTAAGAGAAAAAAAGTTTAATGACGAACAAATAAAAAAAATTGTTGAAGTTGCAATTATGCAGACCGGAGAAGCTGGCTATGGCAAATATTTGAAAGAAAATATAAATATTAGTAAACTCAATTTATTAAAAAACGGACTTGATATTTCAAAATCTTCGTTGATTCAAAAAGGAGTGACAGAATTAGAATATATTTTTGAATCTGCCAATAATCTTGGAATAAAAATATATTTTGATTCTACTCTTGCTCGCGGACTCAATTATTACACAGGCACCATCTTTGAAGTAAAAGCAAATAATGTGCAGATAGGAAGCATCTGCGGTGGCGGGCGCTACGATGACCTTGCAGGAATTTTTGGTTTGCCGAATGTTTCAGGCGTTGGAATCTCTTTCGGCATTGACAGAATCTTTGATGTAATGAATGAATTGAATCTGTTTGAGAAGTTGAATTTGTCTGCGTCTACTACTAAAGTTCTCCTCGCACATTTTGGAGAAGCGGAAAGAAATTATTGCATTGGAGTTGCTTCTCAATTACGTTCAGCGGGCATTAACACTGAGATTTATCCGGATGTTACCAAGAAGATTGCTAAGCAATTTGATTACGCGAACAAAAAACAAATTCCGTTTGTGATTGTGGTTGGAGGCGATGAAATGAAATCAGGGGAACTTGCGTTAAAGAACATGGCAAGCGGTGAGCAGACAAAAATGAAGGTTGATGATATTATTGCAAAACTTAAATAG
- the ettA gene encoding energy-dependent translational throttle protein EttA — MSEGRQVIFSMVNVSKILPQNQKAILKDIYLSFYYGAKIGVLGLNGSGKSTLLKIISGKDTSFIGEIHKSPGYSMGMLDQEPELDNKNTVLEIVREGAQEHVSILKEYEEVNNLFSDPKYSEPDAMQKLIDKQARLNDLIEKFDLWNLDNRLEQAMDALRCPESDTPVKNLSGGERRRVALCRLLIQEPDILLLDEPTNHLDAESVDWLEQHSKNYKGTVIAVTHDRYFLDNVAGWILELDRGEGIPYKGNYSEWLKQKTKRLEQEEKTESKRQKYLKRELEWVQKGAKGRQAKQKARLQSYDKMMSEDVKSKEEKLEIFIPNGPRLGNEVIEAKGVFKAFGDKLLYEDLNFKLPPAGIVGIIGPNGAGKTTIFRMIMGQEKPDKGKFIIGPTVKISYVDQAHTDIDPKKTLYEVISGGLDNILLGGKPMNSRAYISRFNFGGTDQGKKCGILSGGERNRLHLALTLKSEANVLLLDEPTNDLDVNTLRALEEGLENFAGCAVIISHDRWFLDRVCTHILAFEGDSKVYWYEGSYSEYEENKKMRLGDVTPHRVRYKKLVV; from the coding sequence ATGAGCGAAGGCCGCCAGGTAATATTCTCGATGGTAAACGTGAGCAAGATTTTGCCACAGAACCAAAAAGCAATTCTAAAAGATATTTATCTCTCGTTTTATTACGGGGCGAAGATTGGTGTGCTCGGATTGAACGGTTCGGGTAAATCAACATTGCTGAAAATTATTTCAGGGAAGGATACGAGTTTCATAGGAGAAATTCATAAGTCACCTGGCTACAGTATGGGCATGCTCGACCAGGAGCCGGAACTTGACAATAAAAATACTGTTCTGGAAATTGTCCGCGAAGGGGCGCAGGAGCATGTGAGTATTTTAAAGGAGTACGAGGAAGTGAATAATCTATTTTCCGATCCGAAATATTCTGAACCCGATGCAATGCAAAAACTCATAGACAAACAAGCACGTTTGAATGATTTGATTGAGAAGTTTGATTTATGGAATCTCGATAACCGTTTGGAGCAGGCGATGGATGCATTGCGTTGCCCGGAGAGCGATACGCCTGTAAAAAATCTTTCCGGAGGAGAAAGAAGGCGAGTTGCACTTTGCAGATTATTAATTCAGGAACCCGATATTCTTCTTCTCGATGAACCGACAAACCATTTGGACGCAGAGAGTGTTGATTGGCTTGAACAACATTCAAAAAATTATAAAGGAACCGTCATAGCCGTAACGCACGACAGATATTTTCTTGACAACGTTGCCGGATGGATTTTGGAATTGGACAGAGGAGAAGGAATTCCATACAAAGGAAATTATTCCGAGTGGCTCAAGCAAAAAACAAAACGTTTGGAGCAGGAAGAAAAAACAGAAAGCAAGCGTCAGAAATATTTAAAGCGCGAATTAGAGTGGGTGCAGAAAGGAGCGAAAGGACGGCAGGCAAAACAAAAAGCGCGTTTGCAGAGTTATGACAAGATGATGAGCGAAGATGTGAAATCAAAAGAAGAGAAACTGGAAATATTTATTCCGAACGGTCCGCGCCTCGGAAACGAAGTTATCGAAGCGAAAGGAGTTTTCAAAGCGTTCGGAGATAAATTGCTCTATGAAGATTTGAATTTCAAACTTCCTCCTGCTGGAATTGTTGGAATCATTGGTCCCAACGGTGCGGGAAAGACAACTATTTTCCGGATGATCATGGGACAGGAAAAACCGGATAAAGGAAAATTTATTATCGGTCCCACTGTAAAAATAAGTTACGTTGACCAGGCGCATACGGATATTGATCCGAAAAAAACTTTATATGAAGTAATAAGCGGAGGTCTCGACAATATTTTACTGGGAGGAAAACCGATGAACTCGCGCGCGTACATTTCGCGTTTCAACTTTGGCGGAACCGACCAGGGAAAAAAATGCGGAATACTTTCGGGTGGTGAAAGAAACAGATTGCATCTCGCACTTACGTTGAAATCCGAAGCCAACGTTCTTCTTCTCGATGAGCCGACCAACGATTTAGATGTGAACACGCTTCGCGCGCTGGAAGAAGGTCTGGAAAACTTTGCAGGCTGTGCTGTAATTATTTCCCACGACCGCTGGTTCTTGGATAGAGTCTGCACGCACATTCTCGCCTTCGAAGGAGATTCAAAAGTGTATTGGTACGAAGGAAGTTATTCTGAATATGAAGAAAATAAAAAGATGCGTCTTGGTGATGTAACTCCACATCGTGTGCGCTACAAGAAACTTGTTGTGTGA
- a CDS encoding RNA methyltransferase has protein sequence MEEIIVSTSNPRIKNVIKLKEKSSERKLQDLIVVEGAREILRAKENKFEIKTLFVCDIVNQKRHKEIFSGIHHLVRVSKEVFEKIAYRENSDGLLALIKSKHLRLSDIKLSANPILIILEAVEKPGNLGAIARTADGAGADAVIVCNAKTDIYNPNAVRSSIGCVFSKQIIAASSEEVQKFLEEKNITPYAAALTGKKNYTDIDFSMPCAIVFGTEAEGLSQTWLSFSEQIKIPMSGKIDSLNVSTSCAVMVYEAVRQRGLAAGN, from the coding sequence ATGGAGGAAATCATTGTCAGTACATCCAACCCCCGCATAAAAAATGTAATCAAACTCAAGGAAAAATCTTCCGAGCGGAAGTTGCAGGATTTGATTGTAGTGGAAGGCGCACGCGAAATTCTAAGAGCGAAAGAAAATAAATTTGAAATCAAAACTCTTTTTGTCTGTGATATTGTCAATCAAAAAAGGCATAAAGAAATTTTTTCTGGCATTCATCATCTCGTCAGAGTAAGTAAAGAAGTGTTTGAGAAAATTGCTTACCGTGAAAACTCAGACGGGCTTCTTGCGCTCATCAAATCAAAACATCTTCGTCTTTCCGATATAAAACTTTCTGCGAATCCTATTCTTATTATTCTTGAAGCAGTGGAAAAGCCCGGCAACCTCGGTGCTATTGCGAGAACTGCGGATGGAGCCGGAGCAGATGCCGTAATTGTTTGCAATGCGAAGACGGATATTTATAATCCTAACGCAGTTCGTTCCAGCATTGGATGTGTTTTTTCCAAACAAATAATTGCCGCTTCATCCGAAGAAGTTCAAAAATTTCTTGAGGAAAAAAACATTACTCCTTATGCTGCTGCGCTTACGGGAAAAAAGAATTATACCGATATAGATTTTTCCATGCCATGTGCAATTGTTTTTGGCACCGAGGCAGAAGGTCTTTCACAAACATGGCTTTCTTTTTCGGAACAAATAAAAATTCCCATGTCGGGGAAAATAGATTCGCTGAATGTTTCCACAAGTTGTGCGGTGATGGTGTATGAAGCGGTTCGACAAAGAGGGCTGGCAGCAGGGAATTAA
- a CDS encoding 4-hydroxybenzoate octaprenyltransferase has product MSAVRNYLSLIKFSHTIFAMPFAVIGFFLGVKNTNSELNWKLLGLVILCMIFARSAAMAFNRWADNKFDKENIRTKIRELPSGIISEKNTLVFVIINCVLFIVTTFFINQICFYLSPVALLVILGYSYTKRFTPLCHLILGLGLSLAPIGAFLAVTEEFKLLPLLYSFVVLFWVSGFDIIYALQDEEFDHSQNLKSIPVLMGKKNALLFSRILHLISASLVLFAGYYAGFHLCYWIGAGIFISLLIYQHTLVKPNDLRKVNLAFATMNGIASVVFAIFFLLEIYF; this is encoded by the coding sequence ATGTCAGCTGTCAGAAACTATCTCTCACTTATAAAATTCAGCCACACCATTTTCGCAATGCCCTTTGCAGTCATTGGATTTTTTCTGGGAGTAAAAAATACAAACTCAGAATTGAACTGGAAATTATTGGGATTAGTCATCTTGTGCATGATTTTCGCTCGAAGCGCAGCCATGGCATTCAACCGCTGGGCGGATAATAAATTTGACAAAGAAAATATCAGAACAAAAATACGTGAACTGCCAAGCGGAATTATTTCTGAGAAGAATACACTTGTATTTGTAATTATAAATTGTGTTTTGTTTATCGTTACAACTTTTTTCATTAATCAAATTTGTTTTTATCTCTCGCCAGTTGCGCTGCTCGTTATTCTCGGATATAGTTATACAAAAAGATTTACACCGCTCTGCCATTTAATTCTCGGACTTGGACTTTCACTTGCACCTATCGGAGCATTTCTCGCTGTGACAGAAGAATTCAAACTGCTTCCTCTATTATACTCGTTCGTGGTTTTATTTTGGGTAAGCGGCTTCGATATTATTTACGCTTTACAAGATGAAGAATTCGACCATTCGCAAAATTTAAAATCAATTCCGGTGTTAATGGGGAAAAAAAATGCTTTGCTCTTTTCACGAATACTTCATTTGATTTCTGCAAGCTTAGTTTTATTTGCAGGATATTATGCTGGATTTCATTTGTGCTATTGGATTGGCGCAGGAATTTTTATTTCACTTCTTATTTATCAGCATACGCTCGTTAAACCAAATGATTTGCGCAAAGTAAATCTTGCATTCGCAACAATGAATGGAATTGCAAGCGTTGTCTTCGCAATTTTTTTTCTACTGGAAATTTATTTTTGA
- a CDS encoding TerC family protein, whose translation MNLTQNFQELFSVNAVISMLTLTVLEIVLGIDNIIFIAIVAGKLPSRQEQRKARAAGLSLALIMRILLLFSITWVIGLKEPLFFIGEFGATGRDLILFSGGVFLLIKTTLEIHNKIEGYDELSKNIRAGAMNAIIMQIVFIDIIFSFDSILTAVGLVTNVLIMIAAVIFAMIIMLWFSEIVSDFINKHPTIKMLALAFLLMIGMMLILDSFHYHVPRQYIYSSMLFSLLVEGLNMRMRSKKAKRDSQK comes from the coding sequence ATGAATCTCACGCAAAATTTCCAAGAACTTTTTTCAGTGAATGCAGTAATCAGCATGCTCACGCTTACTGTGCTTGAAATTGTTCTGGGCATTGACAATATTATTTTCATTGCAATTGTTGCCGGAAAACTTCCTTCGCGGCAAGAGCAGAGAAAAGCACGGGCTGCAGGATTATCGCTTGCGCTTATCATGCGGATACTTTTATTATTCAGCATTACTTGGGTAATCGGATTGAAGGAGCCATTGTTTTTCATAGGAGAATTTGGCGCAACGGGAAGAGATTTGATTTTATTTTCCGGAGGAGTTTTTCTTCTTATTAAAACTACTTTGGAAATTCACAATAAGATAGAAGGATATGATGAACTTTCGAAAAATATACGAGCAGGTGCAATGAATGCCATTATTATGCAAATAGTTTTTATTGATATTATCTTTTCGTTCGATTCAATTCTCACTGCAGTTGGATTGGTAACAAATGTTTTAATCATGATTGCAGCAGTAATTTTCGCTATGATAATCATGCTTTGGTTTTCTGAAATTGTAAGCGACTTCATCAACAAGCATCCCACCATTAAAATGCTTGCGCTTGCTTTTCTTTTAATGATTGGAATGATGCTTATTCTCGATTCATTTCACTATCACGTGCCGCGTCAATATATTTATTCTTCCATGCTTTTCTCCCTTTTGGTGGAAGGATTGAATATGAGAATGAGAAGTAAAAAAGCGAAAAGAGATTCTCAAAAATAA
- a CDS encoding PadR family transcriptional regulator, whose product MDIDNTQAQMRKGVLEFCILATLTNGDAYPTEIIEKMKDAKLVVVEGTLYPLLTRLKNMGLLSYRWEESTSGPPRKYYKLTPVGKQFLKELESTWEELVKSVNKITK is encoded by the coding sequence ATGGACATAGACAACACACAGGCGCAAATGAGAAAAGGAGTCCTGGAATTTTGCATTCTTGCCACGCTCACGAACGGCGACGCGTATCCCACTGAAATTATTGAAAAGATGAAAGACGCGAAACTCGTAGTGGTGGAAGGAACGCTTTATCCCCTGCTCACCCGCCTTAAAAACATGGGGCTTCTCAGCTATCGCTGGGAAGAATCCACATCAGGACCACCAAGAAAATATTACAAACTCACTCCGGTGGGAAAACAATTCCTGAAAGAATTGGAATCTACCTGGGAGGAACTTGTAAAATCAGTAAACAAAATCACAAAATAA
- a CDS encoding PspC domain-containing protein, translating to MNKTVTINLSGIIFHIDEDAYQKLSSYLNTIRGYFSESEGRDEIMADIENRIAEMLSEKVSDRKQVVLMTDVDYVIGVMGKPEDFAGEKSHSEESKKEQATYTSTGRRRRIFRDTDNKILGGVCSGIGAYFNFDPLWLRLALVVCFFTFGFGLLLYIVLWIVIPQAKTTAEKLEMRGEDVNISNIGKKVEEEMHHFGKKMESWGQEVKQNVSSGKARDFVDKFVDFASSVFGAFFKAFAKLLGVFFVILGSILLICIIASLFGKSGVIQIDNHSISLHEFFYTFFENGDQMMLASIAIALVAGIPLIMLVYGGMKMLLGIKGSNRIVNISAGVLWLIGIALAVTMGVQIGNQFSEEASSRQILPMKKTKCDTLFLHVKEANGWNEEETYRKRRFHFSFRKHHLISSDSANIYFGYPSLDIVKGEKDSAEIVVYNEAHGKDKKEALHFARNINYEISQKDSLIELMPYFSIPKDEKWRNQ from the coding sequence ATGAACAAGACAGTTACCATCAATCTCAGCGGAATCATTTTTCATATAGATGAAGACGCGTATCAGAAACTGAGCAGTTACCTGAACACCATTCGCGGATATTTTTCCGAATCGGAAGGACGAGACGAAATCATGGCGGACATTGAGAACCGGATTGCGGAAATGCTTTCGGAAAAAGTATCTGACAGAAAACAAGTCGTGCTGATGACCGATGTGGATTATGTAATCGGAGTGATGGGCAAGCCGGAAGATTTTGCCGGAGAAAAATCCCATAGCGAAGAATCTAAAAAAGAACAAGCAACTTACACTTCGACAGGAAGACGAAGAAGAATTTTCAGAGACACCGATAATAAAATTCTCGGAGGAGTTTGCTCGGGTATCGGTGCGTATTTCAACTTTGACCCGCTCTGGCTTCGCCTCGCGCTTGTAGTTTGCTTTTTCACTTTTGGTTTCGGCCTTCTTTTATATATAGTATTGTGGATTGTGATTCCTCAGGCAAAAACCACCGCGGAAAAATTGGAAATGCGCGGAGAAGATGTGAACATTTCCAACATCGGAAAAAAAGTGGAAGAAGAAATGCACCACTTCGGAAAGAAAATGGAAAGTTGGGGACAAGAAGTAAAACAAAATGTTTCATCGGGAAAGGCGAGAGATTTTGTAGACAAGTTTGTGGATTTTGCTAGTTCAGTGTTTGGCGCATTCTTCAAAGCGTTTGCAAAATTACTCGGAGTGTTTTTTGTGATTCTCGGTTCCATTCTTCTTATTTGCATCATCGCTTCTCTCTTTGGAAAATCAGGAGTGATTCAAATAGACAATCATTCTATTTCTCTTCACGAATTCTTCTATACATTTTTTGAAAACGGAGACCAGATGATGCTTGCTTCCATCGCCATTGCGCTCGTTGCTGGCATTCCGCTTATCATGCTCGTGTACGGAGGAATGAAAATGCTTCTCGGAATAAAAGGAAGCAACCGGATTGTAAATATTTCCGCGGGAGTTTTATGGCTCATCGGAATTGCGCTTGCTGTCACGATGGGCGTGCAAATCGGAAATCAGTTTTCAGAAGAAGCATCGAGCAGGCAAATTCTCCCTATGAAAAAAACAAAATGCGACACTCTTTTTCTTCATGTGAAAGAAGCAAACGGATGGAACGAAGAAGAAACTTACCGCAAAAGACGTTTTCATTTTTCATTCCGAAAACATCATTTGATTTCTTCTGACAGCGCTAACATTTATTTTGGTTATCCTTCGCTCGATATTGTGAAAGGAGAAAAAGACAGCGCAGAAATTGTAGTATATAATGAAGCGCATGGCAAAGACAAAAAAGAAGCGCTTCACTTTGCGCGAAACATTAATTATGAAATTTCTCAGAAGGATTCTCTGATTGAACTCATGCCGTATTTTTCTATTCCCAAAGATGAAAAATGGCGCAACCAGTAA